A stretch of Calditrichota bacterium DNA encodes these proteins:
- a CDS encoding T9SS type A sorting domain-containing protein yields the protein MQTSVRVIPFDPKPTYDDNDMANYQRKTLFFILLLTHFILKSSAVCFSKETGKSLKILQSSQNQLKFEISARNYQIENRKSAGKVFKSISIPNFAQTFEPDKPQLPVKAVLFALPPSGNVTLQVRLSDPISLGSLNIAATPRWGTKQKVFENGDVKTSPDLITKTLPSGKSFPTNSFYPPQAVALDTSIYLRGQRLGRIRFFPVRYNPATGETKIFPKATIIVRFSSPKKLANNFSSRLKSAPFEKILQKTVVNYDKSKSWRIIDNSTAVVGKNHYRFSENEWYKIFIDDDAIYRIYSSDLETAGLQLAGVDPRNIRMFNKGTEIPIFIAGEKDGQFDESDYIEFFGAAEKGRYTRNNIYWLTVGEEKGKRIQLCDSEPDSTFPIVKRSIYKKHYEKNELYYTSIANGQYEDHWFWEKLTAPTQKEIEFYLNDLVTVSALPARFTIEFRGVTHMVQNPDHHAKIFINGEQILDVKWDGQDKKQAQANINQGVFREGKNILTIELPGDTEAAADVVLLNWFRTEFWREHDARGNFFGFWGKETPGFFHYEISNLSSDEMLVYDITDSVNTRKFINFRYEDYGSSRRLTFQDSAESRHYLAISPEHTKKPALIEKDHFSQLLSPNNQADYIIITHRNFEQNIAPLASFRQNQGLNVATVRVDDIYDELNYGIKDPAAIKNFLKYAYFHWTPPAPTYVLLVGDASYDFKNYTGNSLTDFMPTHLFESATIHTETSSDNWFVCLQGEDNLPEMFIGRLPVRSNNFLDLIIQKIIHYESSPPPGRWNRKTIFVADNKDNGGPFEDVSESFIANYLPDNFDVLRVYLRDYLSEDQARAAIIDGINYGCLIVNYLGHGSPSTWASENIFNRTDVLSLNNGDKLPILVTMSCMNGYFQHAQEPYCLAEEFLNASMGGAVACLSPSGFGYTAADQYLGDGLYQSLLQDRDNILGSVVVKGKISIFASGGAVFSDHIDFYNLFGDPALKINIPSLAFAVKPDWNLISLPRAPAHASIDSALESVKNSWQKIMAFEDNHWIGADAQIPSEFWTLKELKTGRGYWLQSTSEGLISVDGAEKTSIIPLTPGWNLVGYPTVESHGLSAALQTVQGNWEKILHYADGQWYGADANLPDQFWTLNQLKPGAGYWLKMSRADTLIVSRIPVYNNAPQNPLQAAPKTNALISSAAKEINLAATNSDEYYKLTVPMPSGYFGSVYVRNLPAPRGTRISSWLDGKHFPPDAIVKNDGKYNLFLVSGDNPKTTAIEGAAQGEEIIFKIHLPSGEIFQSDTRGVWEEAVNHRLDLFALTDADSLKSPLKIQFRVDNKIVNSETVAGDPIPADATIFIDIVSEQIPLANDDIQICLNALPLTEDKFFVEKTGNQHASQFRISMPVANIESGEYVLKAIVHNVSLLPNDRYAEFSFRICSDLSLEKVVNFPNPMQDETKFTYYLLNKFPADVCIKIYTISGRLIRTIRGANGEVGYNETYWDGADEFGDPIANGVYFYKIIAKDQQQKTECVEKLVKIQ from the coding sequence ATGCAAACATCCGTTAGGGTCATTCCATTTGACCCAAAACCAACTTACGATGACAACGACATGGCAAACTATCAACGAAAAACACTTTTTTTTATTTTGCTTCTCACACATTTCATTTTGAAAAGCAGCGCTGTTTGTTTTTCAAAAGAAACGGGAAAGTCATTAAAAATTTTGCAAAGTAGTCAAAATCAACTAAAGTTCGAAATCAGCGCCCGAAATTATCAGATAGAAAATAGAAAATCTGCGGGCAAAGTTTTTAAATCGATTTCAATTCCCAATTTCGCCCAGACCTTTGAACCAGACAAGCCGCAGTTGCCGGTAAAAGCCGTTCTTTTTGCGCTTCCCCCGTCGGGAAATGTCACGCTCCAAGTCCGGTTGTCGGATCCGATCTCATTGGGCTCGCTGAACATCGCGGCGACGCCGCGGTGGGGCACAAAGCAGAAGGTTTTTGAAAATGGGGACGTAAAAACTTCACCCGACCTGATTACGAAGACTCTTCCGTCCGGCAAATCATTCCCAACAAATTCATTTTATCCACCGCAAGCAGTGGCTTTGGACACTTCAATTTACCTGCGCGGACAAAGATTGGGGCGCATTCGCTTTTTTCCGGTACGTTACAATCCCGCAACAGGCGAAACGAAAATTTTCCCGAAAGCGACCATCATTGTCAGATTTTCTTCTCCGAAAAAATTGGCTAATAATTTTAGCAGCCGTTTGAAAAGCGCGCCATTTGAAAAAATTCTCCAAAAAACTGTCGTCAATTATGATAAATCGAAATCGTGGCGCATTATTGACAATTCGACGGCAGTCGTGGGCAAAAATCACTATCGTTTTTCTGAAAACGAGTGGTACAAAATTTTCATTGACGACGACGCTATTTATCGCATTTACAGCAGCGATTTAGAAACAGCGGGACTTCAATTGGCTGGCGTTGATCCGAGAAATATCCGTATGTTTAATAAAGGAACGGAAATTCCCATTTTCATCGCCGGCGAGAAAGACGGGCAATTTGACGAATCCGATTACATTGAATTTTTTGGCGCCGCCGAAAAAGGCCGATACACCAGGAATAATATTTATTGGCTGACTGTCGGTGAGGAAAAAGGAAAAAGAATTCAACTCTGCGACAGTGAACCTGACAGCACATTCCCCATCGTGAAGCGGTCGATTTACAAAAAACATTATGAGAAAAACGAACTCTACTACACCAGCATTGCCAACGGCCAATACGAAGACCACTGGTTCTGGGAAAAATTGACCGCGCCGACGCAGAAAGAAATTGAGTTCTACCTCAACGATCTGGTAACTGTTTCCGCTCTTCCGGCGCGGTTCACTATTGAATTTCGCGGTGTGACCCACATGGTGCAAAATCCGGATCACCATGCGAAAATTTTCATCAACGGCGAACAAATTTTAGATGTAAAATGGGACGGACAGGACAAAAAACAAGCGCAGGCGAACATTAATCAGGGAGTTTTTCGTGAGGGAAAAAATATTTTGACCATCGAGTTGCCTGGCGACACTGAAGCGGCGGCGGACGTGGTTTTATTGAATTGGTTCAGAACAGAATTCTGGCGCGAGCACGATGCACGCGGTAATTTTTTCGGATTCTGGGGAAAAGAAACTCCTGGTTTTTTTCACTACGAAATCAGCAATTTGTCTTCCGATGAAATGCTCGTTTACGATATTACTGATTCCGTCAATACGCGAAAATTCATCAATTTTCGCTATGAAGATTATGGTTCGTCTCGTCGCCTGACTTTTCAGGATTCTGCTGAATCGCGACATTATCTGGCTATCTCTCCCGAGCACACAAAAAAGCCGGCGCTGATTGAAAAAGATCATTTTTCGCAGCTTCTCTCTCCCAACAATCAGGCGGACTACATCATCATCACGCATCGCAATTTTGAACAAAATATTGCGCCATTAGCGAGTTTCCGACAAAATCAGGGATTGAACGTCGCTACGGTTCGCGTGGATGATATTTACGACGAATTAAATTACGGCATCAAAGACCCGGCGGCGATTAAAAATTTTCTAAAATATGCCTACTTTCACTGGACGCCGCCGGCGCCGACATACGTTTTGTTGGTCGGAGATGCGAGTTATGATTTCAAAAACTACACGGGCAACAGCCTGACTGATTTCATGCCGACACACCTTTTTGAAAGCGCAACAATTCACACCGAGACTTCTTCTGACAACTGGTTTGTGTGTCTGCAAGGCGAAGATAATTTGCCGGAGATGTTCATTGGGCGGCTACCGGTTCGCAGCAACAATTTTCTCGATTTGATAATTCAAAAAATAATTCATTACGAATCCTCTCCCCCGCCAGGCAGATGGAACAGAAAAACCATTTTTGTCGCTGACAACAAAGACAACGGCGGTCCGTTCGAAGATGTGTCCGAGTCATTTATCGCTAATTATCTGCCCGATAATTTTGACGTTTTACGAGTCTATCTTCGCGATTATCTTTCGGAAGATCAAGCCCGCGCCGCGATCATTGACGGCATCAATTACGGCTGTCTCATTGTCAACTATCTCGGTCATGGCTCGCCGAGCACCTGGGCTTCCGAAAACATTTTTAATCGCACTGACGTTCTTTCCCTCAATAACGGAGATAAATTGCCCATTTTGGTAACCATGTCCTGCATGAACGGCTATTTTCAACATGCGCAGGAGCCATATTGTTTGGCAGAAGAGTTTCTCAATGCCAGCATGGGCGGAGCCGTCGCCTGTCTTTCGCCAAGCGGATTTGGCTACACCGCCGCTGACCAGTATCTGGGCGACGGACTTTACCAATCGCTTTTGCAGGACCGCGACAACATTTTGGGTTCCGTCGTTGTCAAAGGAAAAATTTCCATTTTCGCTTCGGGCGGAGCCGTTTTCAGCGATCATATTGATTTTTACAATTTATTCGGAGATCCGGCTTTGAAAATCAATATTCCCTCGCTCGCATTTGCCGTCAAACCGGATTGGAATTTGATTTCGCTGCCCCGCGCTCCGGCGCACGCTTCTATCGATTCGGCGCTTGAATCAGTAAAAAATAGCTGGCAAAAAATTATGGCCTTCGAGGACAATCACTGGATCGGCGCAGACGCGCAAATTCCTTCTGAATTCTGGACATTGAAAGAACTCAAAACAGGCCGAGGCTACTGGCTGCAATCAACGTCTGAAGGACTCATTTCCGTAGACGGCGCTGAAAAAACCAGCATCATTCCGCTCACTCCGGGGTGGAATTTAGTCGGTTACCCAACTGTTGAATCTCATGGTCTTTCTGCGGCGCTGCAAACGGTTCAGGGAAATTGGGAAAAAATTCTCCATTACGCAGACGGTCAATGGTACGGCGCAGATGCAAATTTACCAGACCAATTCTGGACATTGAATCAACTCAAACCTGGCGCCGGATATTGGCTCAAAATGTCGCGGGCGGACACGCTCATTGTGTCACGCATTCCCGTTTACAACAACGCGCCGCAAAATCCGCTGCAGGCAGCGCCAAAAACGAATGCGCTCATTTCTTCCGCCGCAAAAGAGATCAATTTGGCGGCAACTAATAGCGATGAATATTACAAGCTCACCGTGCCCATGCCTTCGGGCTATTTCGGCAGCGTTTACGTGCGCAATCTTCCGGCGCCGCGCGGGACGCGCATTTCCTCGTGGCTTGACGGCAAACATTTTCCGCCGGATGCAATCGTAAAAAATGACGGCAAATACAATTTGTTTCTCGTCAGCGGGGATAATCCCAAAACCACGGCAATCGAGGGAGCGGCTCAAGGCGAAGAAATTATCTTCAAAATTCATTTGCCTTCCGGCGAAATTTTCCAATCGGACACTCGCGGCGTCTGGGAAGAAGCAGTGAACCATCGGCTGGATTTGTTTGCGCTGACCGACGCTGATTCTTTGAAATCGCCGTTGAAAATTCAATTTCGCGTGGACAACAAAATCGTTAATTCTGAGACCGTCGCCGGGGATCCGATTCCGGCTGATGCAACCATTTTCATCGACATCGTCAGCGAACAAATCCCGTTGGCAAATGACGACATTCAAATTTGTCTCAATGCTCTTCCGCTGACTGAAGACAAATTTTTCGTTGAAAAGACCGGAAATCAACATGCCAGTCAATTTCGAATTTCAATGCCGGTGGCAAACATTGAATCCGGCGAGTATGTGCTGAAAGCAATTGTCCACAATGTCAGCTTACTTCCTAACGACAGATACGCAGAATTTAGCTTTCGTATTTGCTCGGATTTATCGCTGGAAAAAGTTGTCAATTTTCCCAATCCCATGCAGGATGAAACAAAATTTACTTATTACTTGCTAAACAAATTTCCGGCAGACGTCTGCATTAAAATTTACACAATTTCCGGCAGATTAATTCGTACCATTCGCGGCGCTAACGGAGAAGTTGGCTACAATGAGACCTACTGGGACGGCGCTGATGAATTCGGCGACCCCATTGCTAATGGCGTTTATTTTTACAAAATCATTGCCAAAGACCAGCAGCAGAAAACCGAGTGCGTAGAAAAATTAGTAAAAATTCAATAG